The genome window CCGGCTCTGGATTCCTGCCCGCGATCGAGTTGGGGACCGGCTCTGCGCAGGAACGACGTACTACGCCGGGCGACTCGGCGGCGAGACGGGCTCAATCCGGCGCGGTTGGAGCGGCGAGCGACGGCGGCTGCTCCTCAGGGAATCTCGCCGGAGACCGGGTCCACCTCCCCCTCAAGGGCGGTCTCGTCGACGAGGAGGGCGGCCCCTGGAGCGCAGCGGTGCCCGTCAGCGGCTGCTTCTCAGGAGGCCTCGCCGGGCACCGGGTCGGCGTCGCCCTCGAGCGCGGTCTCGTCGTCGGGGAGGGCGGCACGGTCGGGGCGGCGGGAGACGTGCCGCAGCACCAGCGGGTAGCCCACCACGGCAATGGCGGTGAAGATGAACCACTGCACCGCGTAGCCCAGATGCGGGCCGTCGCCGGGAGCCGGCAGCGCCACCATCACCGGATAGTCGCCCGGCGGCGGATCCTGGCTGGTCATCTGCACGTAGAAGGGGTGCACGGCGTAGTCCAGTTGGGCGGCGTACCGCTCGATGTCGGGCCGCGCCAGGCTCGCCAGGCGCCCCTCGGCCGGATCGGCCACACCCAGGCCCGCCCGCCGCTCGCTGAGGCGCACATGTCCCCGAACGGTCACCTCACCGTCGGGCACGGGCGCGGGTGGGCGCGCTGCCGGATCGCTGGAGGACTGCGGAACCCACCCCCGGTTGACGACGACGGCGGGACCCTCGGCGGGCACCAAAGGGGTCAGCAACCAAACACCGGGGAGACCACCCAGGGTGCGGTTGCGCACCGCCACCTCGTCGGCGGCGCGGTAACGCCCGGTCACTTCCACCACCCGGTACTCGACAGCCTCCACGCCGCCGGCAGCGACCTCAGAACTCAGCGCACCGGCCACCACCGCCGCCGCAGCCGTGCGCTCGGCCTGAAGGGTGTTCAGATCACGCCGCTCCTCCAACCGCCGCAACTGCCAGAACCCCAGGTTGAGCATCACCACGATCAACGCCAGCACCAGCACATGCGACACAACCCACCAGGGCCGAAGAAACCGCCGCATGCCCGCCAGTATGCCGGAGCGTCCGACGTCACTCCGGTCAAGTTGATGACCGCAGTCGTCACCCGCCGCCGCAATGTCCGCCTCGACCAGCGCCGGACCCCCCACCTAGCGCGGTGTGCCGCCTTGAGGCCGGATTTCATACCGGAATCCGTAGGGCAGTAACGGGTAGCCGAAGATTGTTGTCGCGATGCCACCCGATGAAGTCACGGAACGCGAAGCACTTCGACAGGCATTCGGGAACTGCGAGGCCTTCGCTGAGTTGCACGACCAGATGGCGAAGGATCAACCCCTCGACCATGTCCGTATTGGAAATCAGGCGGTGCACGGGTTCGGCGTTGCTCCGAACAGAGCAAGGCTGTTCGCCCGATCCTTCGCGGCGAGCGCCATCGCTGCGCAGTTGGCCAAGACTGATGATGAGGGAAGGTTGATTCTCCTGGGGGCTGGCAACGACGCGCAACCTGAGGATGGTGATCTGCCACACCAAGTGCCGATCATCGCGGAGGCAGACGACGCTCCGCCCACACAGACGGGGCGTCCGATCGACCGCGAGCCACCCAGTGCGCTGCGTCCAACGATTCGGCAGTCGTGGCCGATAGCCGGAGGTGAGATCATTCTGGAGGTCCGGTCCGAGGAGGCCCTACCCGCGACGGTCTTCGTCGCCATCGGCGAGGTGGTGATGAAGCTCGAGGAATTATCTTCGTCTCTGAGCCGGCCTGAAGGCTCAGAAGCCGCTGAGGGGGGCGGTGAATCGTAGCCGTGGCTACTTCGCCTACTCGCCGTCCGTGGCTCATCCACTTCTTCAGGCGCGCCTCCGCCGACGATGCAAGCGAATCGGTGCCGACTGTCCAATTCTTGGACGGGCTACCCCCCAAGGTCGCCGCCGAGATCCACGCTGTCCTCGACGCAGTCGCCGACGCGCCGCCACCGGCGTTCGCTGGCGGTGGGAAGTGGGAGGCCATGCACGGCGAAATGGCTGGCTTCTACGAGGTGCGGGTCCGAGGCGGCGGAATGAACCATCGCCTCTTCTGCCTGTTGATCCGTCACGCCGAGGACTTGGGCGGTTCCTCGATCGTCTGCCTGGGCGGGCTGTCCAAGCCACGCGGAGAACGGGCAAACCCGCGGGACTGCAGAAGAATCAAGATGTACCGCGAAGAGTTCGAGAGGCACCGCGAGGTCCTCAGCTAGCGCGGCTGTCCTCAAATGGCTCGGCTGTCAGTTCAAGTTCCAATGCCCCGGCAAGGGCAACAACGGTCGACAAGGTCGGATTGGGGGTTTCCGCGGAGAACAGCCGCCGAATCACCTCCGGGCGAAGATCTGCCCGACGAGCGAGTTCCGCCTTACTCAGCTTCAAGTTGCATCGACGCTGGTCCAGCGCGCGAATGATGGCATCGATCTGGTCGATGTTTCGTCGGGCCGCCGTATACGCGCGGTCGTAGGCCGGATCCGCTCGTCGGTCCCTGAGGTATCGCTCAGCCCCGGTGAGTTCGGACATTGCTTCAGGATAGCGTGACATAAGAGTTACGGCCTGTACCGATACGCGACCTCGTAGCGCCGTCCCGCGTCCCCGGCGCAACCTGTCTGAGTATCTCCAATCCGGGGCGCGAGGTCGGGGCGGTGGACCATCGGCGGAGGCTGCGGGGCTAGCCTGCGCGGATGGCGGAGTGGGCAACGGTCTGAGGCGGACGCGTCGATGAGCACCACCAACAGCGCTACCACCGGATATGAGGCCGAGCTTTGGGAGATGGCCGACGCGCTGCGCGGCAACATGGACGCCGCCGAGTACAAGCACGTCGTGCTCGGCCTCATCTTCTTGAAGTACGTCTCGGACGCCTTCGAGGAGACCCGCGCCCAACTCACCGCCGAGATCGACGAGGGCGCCGACCCCGAACAGCCCGACGAGTACCGCGCCAGGAACGTCCTCTGGGTGCCGCGCGAGGCGCGCTGGGAACGGCTGCAGGCGCAAGCCCGCCAACCGACCATCGGCCAAGCCACCGACGACGCCATGGAGGCCGTCGAGGAGGCGAACCCCGCGCTCGACGACGTGCTGCCGAAGATCTACGGGCTGCCGGCTCTCGACAAGCAGCGGCTGGGCCGGCTGATCGACGTCATCGGCAACATCACCGTCGGCGACGCCGAGGCCCGCTCGCGGGACGTACTCGGGCGGGTCTACGAGTACTTCCTCTCCGGCTTCGCCGGCGCCGAGGGCAAGCGCGGCGGCGAGTTCTACACGCCGCGCTGCGTGGTGCGACTGCTGGTGGAGATGTTGGAGCCCTACGAGGGGCGCGTCTACGACCCGTGCTGCGGCTCTTCGGGGATGTTCGTGCAGTCCCTCGAGTTCATTCGTGCCCACACCTCGGGCAACGGCAACGGCGGGCGGGCCGCCGCCCCGATCTCGATCTGGGGCCAGGAGTCCAACTACACCACTTGGCGGCTGGCGAGGATGAACCTGGCGATCCGGGGCATCGAGGGCCAGATCGCCCACGGCGACAGCTTCCACAACGACCGGCATCCCGACCTACGGGCCGACTACATCCTCGCCAACCCGCCGTTCAACGTCTCGGACTGGGGCGGCGAGCGACTCGCCGACGACCAGCGCTGGCAGTACGGCGCCCCGCCGCCGGGCAACGCCAACTTCGCCTGGGTGCAGCACATCGTCCACCACCTCGCCCCGACGGGAATAGCCGGGTTCGTGCTGGCCAACGGCTCCATGTCCTCCACCCGCTCGAGCGAGGGCGAGATCCGCGAGCGCCTCGTGGAGGCGGAACTGGTCGATTGCATGGTCGCCCTGCCGGGGCAGCTCTTCTACTCCACGCAGATCCCGGCCTGCCTGTGGTTCCTCGCCCGCGACCGCCGCGACGGCGCCTTCCGCGACCGCCGAGGCGAAGTGCTGTTCATCGACGCCCGCCAGCTAGGACGCATGGTCGACCGCACACACCGCGAACTGACCGACGAGGACATCGCCCGCATCGCCGACACCTACCACGCCTGGCGTAGCGAGGATGGGTCCGACGCCTACAGCGACGTTCCGGGCTTCTGCAAGTCGGCGGACCTCGAGGAGGTACGCCACCACGGCCACGTGCTCACCCCCGGCCGCTACGTCGGCGCCGAACCCACTCCCGACGACAGCGAACCCTTCGAGGAGAAAATGGCCCGCCTCAGCGCCCAATGGCGCGAACAACAGGCCGAGGCCGCCCGCCTCGACACAGCCATCGAGGAGAACCTACGGACGCTCGGCTTCGGCCCGGCACACTCCAAGGAAGCCTAAGGGAGAGCGCGATGCCTATTGATCTGACTCCGCTACGTAACTCTCTCAACTCTCTCACCGAGTCACTGCACCTCTGCGACTCCCGGCTTGCAGAGGGGAACTTAGCCGTCGGTGAGCACAGCTCGCTGCGCGCCGGGGCGATCAAACATTTCGAGATCGCCTACGAATTGTCGTGGAAAATGATGCAACGGTGGCTCAACACTAACGTAGGCCCCGATGCCGCAGATCCTCTCACGAGGCACGGTCTCTTTCGCTTGTCGTGCGAGAAAAGACTCATTTCTGATGTAGGTGCCTGGATCGGACACAACAAAGCGCGCAATCAGACGGCTCACATCTACGACGAGAAGATCGCTATTGCTGTCTATGAGGGGATCAGCGCATTTATTGAAGACGCTCGAGAACTGCTGGGTTCGCTGGAAGTCCGCAATGATTGACCTAGCGACCCTACGATCGGTGCTGACCAATCTGGAGGAACAGCACAATCACCTGCGTCAGCTGGAATCGGATACTCCGCGATTGACCCGCGAGGGGATCAGGGAATCTGTGATACAGCGATTCGAGATTTGCTACGATATGGCTTGGAAGGTGCTTCGCCGACACTTGCATGTGGAATTGCGAATCCCCGATATTCCCAACAGTCCCAGACCCGTCTTTCGCATCGCAGCCGAGAACCACCTAGTGGGTGGCGGGGGCCAGCGCTGGCAGGACTATTCTAGTACGCGCATCCAAACAACACACATGTACAGTGAGGAGATTGTGGACTCGGCGATTGCACTCATACCGACATTCCTCCGTGACACCGCCGATCTGATCCAGCGCATGGAGCAGGGTACTCGGCATGACTAGCCCGATAGATCTGAACCCCCGAAGCCTCCAGACAGTAGAACGAATTCTCGCAGACTACGTACCGCACTGCGAGGTACGGGCCTACGGCTCGCGGGCTCGATGGGAGGCAAAGGACTACTCCGACTTGGACTTGGCCATCGTCGGAGCTGACAAGTGTGACGGTCGGATACTCGGTGATCTGCGTGAGGCATTCGAGGAATCCGACCTGCCGATACGTGTCGAAGTGGTCGACTGGCACGCCATAGACGACGCTTTCCGCAGCAGGATCGAGCCGGACTGCGTCGTGATCCGGCAGGCGGGCAAGCGGATCGAGATCATGCTGGGAGACGTGTGTGTAAAGATCGGCAGCGGAGCAACACCCCGCGGCGGCAAGCAAGCCTACGTCCGGAACGGACCCTGCTCGCTGATCCGAAGCCAAAATGTTCATAACACAGGGTTCTCCCACGACGGCTTGGCATCCATAACCCAAGAGCAGGCGGAATCCCTCCAGAACGTCGAAGTCCTACGCGATGATGTGCTGCTGAATATAACCGGGGACTCCGTTGCGCGAGTGTGTCAAGTAGATCCGCTGGTCCTGCCGGCTCGCGTTAACCAGCATGTCGCAATCGTCCGGCCGGATGCCAGCAAATTGGAGCCGGAATACCTTCGGTACTACTTGGCTTCGCCGGAAAGTCAGTCGACACTCTTGAGATGGGCAAGCTCGGGCGGCACGCGGAATGCGCTGACCAAGCACATGATCGAATCGTTTGTCGTGCAGGCACCGGCAGACCTGAGTGAACAACGGACCATCGCCCGATCCCTCGGTGCGCTGGATGACAAGATCGAACTCAACCGGCGCATGAGCGAGACGCTCGATGAGATGGGGCGGGCACTGTTCAAGTCGTGGTTTGTGGACTTCGACCCGGTCCACGCCAAGGCCGAAGGCCGCCCCACCGGCCTGCCGACCGAAATCGACGAGCTGTTCCCCGACTCCTTCGAGCCATCCGAACTGGGCCCCATCCCCGCCGGCTGGCAGGTCAAGGCACTGGGCGACGTGATCAACGTAAATCCCCGCAGGAGTATCCGTCGCGGAGACGTGGCGACTCATGTCGAAATGGCAGCAATGCCGACGACTGGACCACAGGTCACAGCGTTGGGCCGTCGATCCTACACGTCGGGTAGCCGCTTCACGCGCAGCGACACACTCTTGGCACGAATCACTCCTTCCCTGGAAAACGGCAAGGCGGCGCTCGTTGACTTCCTTGATGACGGCGAGATCGGGTGGGGGTCAACAGAGTTGATCGTGTTGCGCCCGAAGCCCCCGTGGCCGCCCGAGATCGCATACGCCATAGCGCGCGAGCCCAACTTCCGCGAACATGCGATCGTCAACACGACAGGCACGAGCGGACGACAACGCGTACCAGCTGAAGCGATCGCGGCCTACATCCTGGCATCTCCTCCGCCAGGAGTAGCCTTGGCTTTCGGCAGCCTCATCCACCCGTGGTTCGAACGCGTGACCTGTCTCGGCCGTCAGTCGTGCGCCCTCGAGACCCTTCGGGACACGCTGCTGCCGAGACTGCTCTCCGGCGAGATGCGGATGCCGACCGCCGAGGTGGCGTGAACACCCATGACGAGCTTGCTTGACGAGGAGCGGAAGCTCGGTCGGTTTCCTGGAGTCGTCTATCGAGACGGTCCTGCCGGACGACGCGCGGCTCTTGCGGACGGGCCCGACGTCTGGGAGATCATTCGAGAACTCCGCACCCTGCCCTTCGCAAGGATGGCGGGCGCGCAGTTCCTAGCCGACGAGGTCGCCCTACCGTTGGCCTCGATCGTGCTGGCCGCGGACTTCTACGAGGCGCACCCCGACGAGATCGACCACCTCATCGAGGCCAACGAACGCGCCGCCGAGGACATCCGAGCCCAGCTCGACCGCCCGGAGCGCCAGCCGTCCCGATGATGTAGACCTCGAGGTGGGGCTCGCCACCTCAATGCCAGCGATGTAGTCCAGATTCCAAGCTATACTGGACCAGGTAGCTGATCGGAGGGAACATGGCAATCGAGCATCCCGCACCGCGCCCTGCTTGGACCGTGGCCGAGGCGAAGGCCCGGCTGTCGGAGATCCTGCGGCTGGCCGAGGAAGAGGGACCGCAGCGCATCGGGCGACGCAAGCCGTTCGTGGTCGTTCCCGAGCGCCTATGGCGTGATGAGCGGAAGGAGCCGAGCGTTCACATGGGGCGGTGGCTCGTCGAGAATATGACCAGAGGAACGAACCTCGAACCTCCCGACCGCAGCCTGGACAAGCCTCGCCCGCCCTTCTGGCACGACTGGACCGACGAGGACTGGGGCGTACCTGACGAATGACTGGATTTGTGCTGGACACCAACGTCGTATCCGAGTTGACCAAGGACCGTCCCGAGCCGCGGGTTCTCGCCTTCCTCAACCGGACCGCCGACACTTGGCTCTCGTCGGTTGTCGTCCACGAAATCCGGTTCGGCATGCATACCATGCCGGCGGGTAGGCGTCGAGATCAGGTTCGCGCCGATCTGTCGGCATTGCTCGCGAGCCACTCCGACCGCATCCTGCCCCTGGATCGCGCCGGGGCGGAATGGGCGGCACATGCCCGGGCGAAGATGATACGCGCCGGGCACGACCCGGGTCTCGCCGACTTGCTCATCGCCGGGACAGCGGCGGCTCACAACCTGGCCGTGGCCACCCGGAACGTGCGGGATTTCGAGGGTCTGGGAATCGAGGTCGTCAACCCTTGGACGATTGATCTCCAAGACCGGCCATGACCGCGTTCGGGGAGGCCGACGTCGAGCGGGCGGCGCTGGACTGGTTGGCGGGTCTCGGCTGGGCGGTGGCGTACGGGCCGGACCTCTCCCCCGGCGGCGGCCGGCAAGAGCGAGCCGACTACAGCGCCGTGGTGCTGGAGCGGCGGTTGCGGGGCGCTCTGGCGCGCCTCAACCCGGCGCTGCCTGCGGACGCCCTCGATGACGCATGCCGCAGGGTGGCCCGGCCGGAGGGTTCGACCCTCGAGACACGCAACCGGGCCTTCCATCGGCTGTTGATCGAGGGCGTCGCAGTGGAGCGCCGCACCGCCGGCGGAGCGGCCCGCGGCGCGCAGGCGCACGTCATCGACTTCGGGAATCCGGCGGCCAATGACTGGCTGGCGGTCAACCAGTTCACGGTCACCGAACGCAAATGCACGCGGCGCCCCGACATCGTGCTGTTCGTGAACGGGCTGCCGCTGGGCGTCGTCGAACTCAAGAACCCGGCCGATACCGATGCCGACGTGTGGGCCGCGTGGCGACAGCTGCAGACCTACAAGGCCGAGCTGCCGACGCTGTTCTCGATGAACGAGCTGCTCATCGTCTCCGATGGGCTCGCCGCGCGGCTCGGGACGCTCACGGCGGGTCGGGAGTGGTTCAAACCGTGGCGCACGATCTCCGGCGAGGAACTGGCCGCCCCCGATCTCTCGGGCCTGCAGGTGCTGTTGGAGGGCGTCTGCGCGCCCGAACGGCTGCTCCCCCTGATCCGTGACTTCATCGTCTTCGATGACGACGGGAGCGGCGTGCTGGTCAAGAAGATAGCCGGCTACCACCAGTTCGGTGCCGTGCGCACCGCGGTCGCCGAGACCCTGCGCGCCGCACGGCTGCGAGGCGCGGAGGCCAGCGTTGGAGCCGACCGGCAGCGCGCCGAGGACACCCACCGCGCAGCGCCGCCGACCAGCGCAAGCGGCTCCGGTGCCGCGGCCGGCTTGCGGAGCACCTCAGACGCCGTGCTCGGCGCCGATGCCGCAACTCCAGGTGGCGGAACCGCCGCGTCCGCCGCGTCCGGCGAGTCTCAGAACCGTCGGGGCGGGAAGTCCGGCGACCGTCGCATCGGTGTGGTGTGGCACACCCAAGGGGCGGGCAAGAGCCTGACGATGGCCTTCTACGCCGGGGCGATCATCCGTGAGCGGGCAATGGAGAACCCGACGATCGTGGTGCTGACCGACCGCAACGACCTCGACGACCAGCTCTTCGGCACGTTCTCGCGCTGCGCGGATCTGCTGCGCCAGGCGCCGGTGCAGGCCGAGAGCCGCGCCGACCTGCGGCGGAAGCTGTCGGTGCCGTCCGGCGGGGTGGTGTTCACGACGATCCAGAAGTTCTTCCCCACCGAGCGCGGCGACGCGCACCCGGCGCTGTCGGACCGCCGCAACATCGTCGTCATCGCGGATGAGGCGCACCGCAGCCAGTACGACTTCATCGACGGCTTCGCCCGGCACATGCGCGACGCCCTGCCGAACGCCTCTTTCGTCGGCTTCACCGGGACGCCCGTGGAGCTGCGCGACGCCAACACCCGCGCCGTGTTCGGCGACTACATCAGCATCTACGACATCCAGCGGTCGGTGGAGGACGAGGCCACCGTGCCGATCTACTACGAGAGCCGGCTCGCCCAGCTGTCGCTCGACGAGCGGCTGAGGCTCCGCATCGACGAGGACTTCGACGAGGCCACCGAGGGCGAGGAGATCCAGCGCAGGGAGCAGCTCAAGACCCGCTGGGCGCAACTCGAGGCGATCGTCGGCGCCGAAGGGCGGATCCGCCAGGTCGCCGGCGACATCGTGGAGCACTACTCGCGGCGGCTCGAGGCGCTCGAGGGGAAGGCGATGGTGGTGTGCATGAGCCGCCGCATCTGCGTCGACCTCTACGGGGAGTTGGTGCGGCTCCGCCCGGAGTGGGAGCACGCCGACGACGAGGCGGGCGAGATCAAGGTGGTGATGACCGGCTCGGCGTCCGATCCGCCGGACTGGCAGCCGCACATCCGCAACAAGGCCCGTCGTGAGGCGCTCGCCCGGCGCTTCCGCGACGCCGACGATCCGCTGCGCATCGTGGTCGTGCGCGACATGTGGCTCACCGGCTTCGACGCCCCGAGCCTGCACACCATGTACGTGGACAAGCCGATGCGCGGCCACGGCCTGATGCAGGCCATCGCCCGAGTCAACCGGGTGTTCAAGGACAAGCCCGGCGGCCTGGTCGTCGACTACCTGGGGCTCGCGCACGAGTTGAAACGCGCCCTCGCCGCCTACACGCGAGACGGCGGAACAGGGCGGACGGCAATCGACCAGTCCGAGGCCGTGGCGATCATGCAGGAGCGCTACGAGATCTGCTGCGGGCTGCTCGGTGGCTTCGACTGGTCGCGCTGGACGACCGGCAGCCCCGGCGAACGGCTCGGGCTCCTGCCGGCGGCTCAGGAGCACCTGCTCGCGCAGGAGGAGGGCAAGGAGCGCTTCCTCGCTCATGTGCGCGCCCTGGAGCAGGCGTTCGCCCTGGCTGTGCCCCACGAACGCGCCCTGGCGATCCGCGACGACGTGGCGTTCTTCCAGGCCGTCCGCTCCGCGCTCGTCAAACGCACCGTCGGCGAGGCGCGGACAGACGAGGAACTGGATCATGCGATCCGCCAGATCATCGCCGGCGCGGTGGCACCCGAGGGCGTCGTGGACATCTTCGCCGCCGCCGGACTCGACAAGCCCGACATCTCGATCCTCTCCGACGAGTTCCTCGCCGAGGTGCGGGGCATGCCCCACCGGAACCTGGCCGTGGAACTGCTGCAGAAGCTGCTCAAGGGCGAGCTGTCCGCCCGGCGGCGCACCAACGTCGTGCAGGCACGGTCGTTCTCGGAGATGCTGGAGCGGAGCCTGCGCCGCTACCAGAACAGGGCCATCGAGGCCGCGCAGGTGATCGAGGAACTGATCGAACTGGCACGGGAGATGCGCGAGGCCGCCGCCCGCGGCGAGACACTGGGGCTCAACGACGACGAACTGGCCTTCTACGACGCCCTGGGCGCCAACGACAGCGCAGTCAGCGTGCTCGGCGACGGGACGCTCCGAGACATCGCCCGAGAACTGGTCGAGACCGTCCGCGCCAACGTCACCATCGACTGGACACTGCGCGAGAGCGTGCGGGCGCAGCTACGCGTCCTAGTCCGCCGCACCCTCAACCGCCACGGCTACCCACCCGACAAACAGGAACAAGCCACGCTAACCGTCATCGAACAGGCAGAAGTCCTCTCAGAACGCTGGGCCGCCTGAGAGATCGAGAAGCGGTCGACCCCGCCCGCAAATTCTTCGGGCCCGTCTCACTCGATGATTCGCCGCAACCTGTCACGGATGCCGTCTTCCTTCGAGCAACACCACTGAAGGCTCCATGCCGACGATTACTGGCGCTTCGGAAATTAGCGGGGAGTGACGCTGGCGAGGAGCGCCCAGTTGGGCTTTCCGGCGTAGAGCAGGGCGCGGATGCGGCAGTGGGCGAAGCGGCGGAACCCGAAGGCGGCGCGTTTGACGCGTTTGATGAGGTCGGGGCCAACGACAGCGGCGCCATCCCTCCAGCCTGTCGGAACCACCGCGCCCCCACCGCCGGCGACACCCCCGCCACACCGGCAGCGTCCTCGCTTGAGACCCCCTCCGCGGTCGCCTCCCAGAACCGAACCCGATCCGCACGCCACCCCGCCGACGGTCGTCCCGGCGAGGCCATCTCGCCCCGCATCGCACGAATCGCCTGCTGACGCTTCCCAACCCCCATCGCCGACCACCTCCATCACGAAGGTGTTGCAACGACCACTTGAATCCACCCAATATCTGTCGATCCGCTACACCGAACGCCTCGCCGCAAACGACATCGTCGCCTCAGTCGGCTCACGGGGCGACAGCTACGACAACGCCCTGGCCGAGTCGATCATCGGCCTCTACAAGACCGAACTGGTCCGCAACCGCGGCCCCTGGCGGAGCCTCGAGGACCTCGAACTGGCGACCCTGGAATGGGTCGACTGGTTCAACCACCGGCGGCTCCTGCACGGAAACGGGCGCGTCCCGCCCGCCGAAGCCGAAGACGCCTACTACCGTCAACACCACCCAGGCCACCAAACCCAGGGACCCCCACAGCCTGCGTGAATCCCGGGGAGGTTCACCCTCGCCCTCGCCGCTTGACAAGGGAGCGTCTGACAATCCCGCCGCTGACCTCGTCGGTGGGTTGATCCTCGGCCATGGCGAGCTGAGCGCGGGGAGCCGCCGAGCCGAAGTCGGGTCTACGACCCCTCGATAACCGCTGAGCGAGCGATTCTGACCAGGTGATTCGCCAGACCAAGCAACTCCAGAGCGGTTACAGGGTCGTCGAGGTACGCATGCTCGTGAGCCCGGGGATTGCGTATGCCTGTCATGACGGCGCCGAACATCTCCATGTAGCCCCGCTGCTGGTTCTTCTCGGACTGCGTCCGCAACTCGTTCAGCTTCAGCACCGGGTTGTTCAACGAGAAGGCGTTCTGCATCAAGTCGACGCCATCCAGATGATGTAGACCAGTCAGATCCTTCACGACGTTGTTGAGGCACTTGTACGCCTCCTCGACTGCAAGCGCGTAGTAGCCGTCAAGGAACAGCTTCCGGCTCGTTCGCCGCAACTCGTCGTCATCAACCACCTGGTCGAAGGTCGGCGACTCGAACTCACCGGGCGGCAACGACGGGAGCGGGCCAGCAAGTCCCACCGATCCCGCATCCTCGGAGATCGCCTTCGCCAGTGCAAGACCTCGCACCGGACCATCGCCCCGTCGTCGGCTACTCGCCGCCATACAGGTGCTGGGCCATGCTCTTGAAGATCTGGTCGATCTGTCCGGCGGAGGCATCTGAGGAGATATGGATCTGGACGTTGATGTTGAGCTCCGGATCGGGGCGCCGGTTCTTCACCGCCTCCCCGCCCTCATCCACGAAACCAGGGCTAACTCTCGGCGTCTTTGCGGTCGCCTTCGTCGCGGCGGTCCTCTTCTGCGTCGGTGCCGCCTTCGTCACCGCCGCGTCGGTGGGGAGGCTTCAGGCGGCGTTGGCGCGTGAGGGTCGACC of bacterium contains these proteins:
- a CDS encoding type I restriction endonuclease subunit R codes for the protein MTAFGEADVERAALDWLAGLGWAVAYGPDLSPGGGRQERADYSAVVLERRLRGALARLNPALPADALDDACRRVARPEGSTLETRNRAFHRLLIEGVAVERRTAGGAARGAQAHVIDFGNPAANDWLAVNQFTVTERKCTRRPDIVLFVNGLPLGVVELKNPADTDADVWAAWRQLQTYKAELPTLFSMNELLIVSDGLAARLGTLTAGREWFKPWRTISGEELAAPDLSGLQVLLEGVCAPERLLPLIRDFIVFDDDGSGVLVKKIAGYHQFGAVRTAVAETLRAARLRGAEASVGADRQRAEDTHRAAPPTSASGSGAAAGLRSTSDAVLGADAATPGGGTAASAASGESQNRRGGKSGDRRIGVVWHTQGAGKSLTMAFYAGAIIRERAMENPTIVVLTDRNDLDDQLFGTFSRCADLLRQAPVQAESRADLRRKLSVPSGGVVFTTIQKFFPTERGDAHPALSDRRNIVVIADEAHRSQYDFIDGFARHMRDALPNASFVGFTGTPVELRDANTRAVFGDYISIYDIQRSVEDEATVPIYYESRLAQLSLDERLRLRIDEDFDEATEGEEIQRREQLKTRWAQLEAIVGAEGRIRQVAGDIVEHYSRRLEALEGKAMVVCMSRRICVDLYGELVRLRPEWEHADDEAGEIKVVMTGSASDPPDWQPHIRNKARREALARRFRDADDPLRIVVVRDMWLTGFDAPSLHTMYVDKPMRGHGLMQAIARVNRVFKDKPGGLVVDYLGLAHELKRALAAYTRDGGTGRTAIDQSEAVAIMQERYEICCGLLGGFDWSRWTTGSPGERLGLLPAAQEHLLAQEEGKERFLAHVRALEQAFALAVPHERALAIRDDVAFFQAVRSALVKRTVGEARTDEELDHAIRQIIAGAVAPEGVVDIFAAAGLDKPDISILSDEFLAEVRGMPHRNLAVELLQKLLKGELSARRRTNVVQARSFSEMLERSLRRYQNRAIEAAQVIEELIELAREMREAAARGETLGLNDDELAFYDALGANDSAVSVLGDGTLRDIARELVETVRANVTIDWTLRESVRAQLRVLVRRTLNRHGYPPDKQEQATLTVIEQAEVLSERWAA
- a CDS encoding TIGR02391 family protein; this translates as MGLAGPLPSLPPGEFESPTFDQVVDDDELRRTSRKLFLDGYYALAVEEAYKCLNNVVKDLTGLHHLDGVDLMQNAFSLNNPVLKLNELRTQSEKNQQRGYMEMFGAVMTGIRNPRAHEHAYLDDPVTALELLGLANHLVRIARSAVIEGS